GGACATGGAGCCGCAGCAGGAAGCCCCtggggggagagaggcaggagccCCCTTAACTTAGGGATGGCTGAGGCTCCCAGCCCCCACACAACCTTGGCCTCTAGTCTCCACCCAGACTTTCCCTCCAAGCACTGTTTTAGCCGCCACTTTCTAATTCTGATGTGCTTTATTTTCATCGCcattccattcaaaatatttgctaatttttgcCGTGGTTTCTTCTTCGACTCCTGCAATGTTTAGAATTGTGTTGTTTGATTTCCAGTTATTTGGGAGTTTTCCACATTCCTGCTTGATTTCTTCCTTAACTgtgttgtggtcagagaacacactGGGTGTAACTTCAATCTTTTGAGATCTGTTGAGACTTGCTCTGTGGTCCGGGGCACGGTTTGTCTCAGAGAGCAGCCCGTGTGCTCTTAGAGGACATGTGTTCTGCAGGTGCTGGGCACAGTGTGCCGGAAATGTCCCTTAGGTCAAGACGGCCAACAGCTGTGTTCAGATCTTCCATAGCAACCATATTGCTTTTTTGGTCTAGTGATTATTCTATCTATTTCTGAGAGAAAATCATCAGCTGTGATTTCAGGTTTGCCTACTTCTCCCTTTAATTCTGTCAGTCTTTGTTTCGTGGCTTTTGGAGCTCTGTGATTAGGTCCATCCTTTTGTTATTATAAAGTGTTCATCTTTATCTCTGGCGTCAAAGCTACCGTCTCTGCTATTGTTAATATAAGACTAGTGTTGTGTGTAGCTCTCCCTGTTCTTTTACTTTGAACCTaacttaaaatgcatttcttacaGCATATGGTGGGGTCCTGCTTTTGTATCCATCTTGACAGTCTCAGAATTTTAATTGGAGTGTTCAGACTTCTAATTGGAATGTAATTATCGATAGGGTTGAATTGAGGTCTCCCatcttgcaatttatttgttccATCTGTTGACCCATTAGCGAAAAGGTCCCTGGCTGTAGGATATTGAAATTAAAAGCTGCCACATCTTGGGAAACCCTGTCATACCTAAAAGCTCCAAGGTGGGTGTAGCTGAACCTCTTGGTGGGTAAATAGGCGCAGAAACTCCCTGCCTGCCAGTGGCACGTTCAGCTCCAGTTTCAGCTCCAGGGACGGGTAGTGttgctgtgttgagaaggattctgaggatCAGGAGTTGAGCACCCCGACTAGTTAGAATGCTGATCAGGATACGAGCCACCCCAGCTCTGGGTGGGCTCACCCGGCTGGAGGGAGCACTGCTTGCGTGTTTCTGGTTAGGTGTCTGGGGATCTGTCTTTTGTAGCCAAGCCCAGGCTTCTAGGAGAGGGGTGCTACATAGAGGTTGGGGGGTGGTCATTGTCTGAGTTGGGCACAAATGACACGTGTCTTTGGTGCAGAGGACCTCAGGGAATGTCCTATAAATTTTGGGTTTAGGAAGGAGCTGGCGTAGTCTGATGTCAGAGCTGGGGTTTCCTAGCTGCAGGCAGCCCAAAAGGGTAGGAAGGGCTCGTGCCCCGCCCCACAGCTCGTGCGGGTCCCTCTAGGGTATCCTCTTGGTGTCTCTGGTCCAGACACCTGCTCTGGCCTCACTCATAGAGGCCTCTGTCTACGACCTGGCCGGAGAACTCTCCTCTGTCATTTCAGTAGAAATAGCTATTGTTTCTTTGCATGGCTGGCTTTGTGGAACGTTTGAGAACCAAAAAGGGTTTACGTCGCAGCAATACAAGCAACCCCCAGCGGGCCACGAACCATCTCTCACTTCTCGCCTCCCCTGCAGCAGGATGGGGGGGCCACTGCCCCGCATGGGCCCCGTGGCTGCAGCCTCAAGTCAtctgcctttgtcctcccctcccccatctgtcTTGCCTCTGAGATCAGCTCCAAATTATCCGTCTTACTGTGGCAGAGTAAAAACGGTCCCAGATCCTTTGGTGCTCCTTCCCCTGAGAGGTTGGTGGGgtctctgtcccctgccctcgAATGCAGTGTACCCTGGGACGGCTTTGCCCAGCAGTGTGGTGGGCGGGATGCGGTGCCAGTTCCGGGCCCGGCTGTTAACAGGATGGGCGGCTTCCGCCTTGGTCTCTGGGGTCCCCCAGCTGCCACGGAAGAAGGTGCACTCGCCTGGTGGAGTGCCCATGTGGGAgagacccccaccccagcccaagACTGCAGGGAGGGCCCAGGTGTCCCCACCAGGTGTCTGGTGTGGGGTGGAGTCATCGAGGGCCCCCAGACCAGCCCCACGTGATATCCAGCCAGATATCCCACGTGACCCCCGCCGATCCCACGTGGAGCAGGATGGGCCGGCTCAGCCCGGGCCAGTTCTTCCCTACGACCTGTGACACACGGGACGCTGGTGGTTCCCAGCCACTGAGCTTTGGGGCAGTTTGTTGAGCAGCAACAGCAGAGCCCTGCAGGGCTGAGGCAGAGCAGCTCGGCTCTGCCCAGCACCGTGGCCCAAAAGCTCCTCCAGGCCCGAGGTTGACCCTTTGAGTTCCTGAGCGGAACAGAAGGGCCTTTTCCCAGAATGCCTCGAGAGCACGTGGTTTGTCTGCTTGTTGGTGGCCGCACCTGCCACTTGGAGCCATGCCCGGACTGATGGCGGAAGAGCTCGGCGAACATTCGTGCATGGATTTCATGGCGGGTTCCTTCCTTCATGGGGGGCCCCTGGCCCTCCCATCTCACCTGTCATCTGTCCCCGGGCTGAGGGGCAGAGTTAGTGCCAACGTGCAGCCCTACCAGGGGGTCAGGAGCCCTGTGGCTGTCGTGTGCCCCGTGGCTCAGCCCCTCCCGTGTCCCCACCAGTGTGTGACTCTCTCCTGCCTGgcgccccgccagccccgcggCCCTGGTACGCTGACCAGCGCTTCACCCTGCCCCTGCTCTGCACGCTGCTCATCCTGCCCCTGTCCGCCCCGCGGGAGATCGCCTTCCAGAAACACACCAGGTACCGTGCGGGCTGCGGCGCCTCCAGCCAGGCCCCACCTTGGCAGGCGCTGGTGCCAGTGGGGCTTCTGTCCGCCTGGGATTGGAGCAGCTCTTGCAGAAGGGGAAATGAGGGAAAGATTACACAAATGACACGTCTGTGATAGAAAACACAGacgagcaaaaaaagaaaactacctaTAGCGGCACCACGTGCTGCTCACGGTTGTTATTTCATCGCTACAGATTTTTTAACTCaggcacaggcacagagagggacagaggccaAGAGAGAGatgcacactttttaaaaaataatcttgtgATCTGAggctttatgtatattttgaaaaaataaagcctGGCAACATCATCTACCCAAGACTTGCACCTGCTTTCCCTCGCTGTGCGCGGACAGTAGACTTTCCGCCTCGGAAACGGGGCGTAGAGACGGCAGGCAGCAAACGGAGCCTGCCTACTCTGCCCCATGTCTGGACCAGGGAGCAGTCCCCGTTGTACAGACCGGGAGACTGAGGCTCGGGCGGTGCTGGCAAGGGCGGTGCTGGGGCTCAGACCCGCTGTCTGTGCACTGACGGCCTGTGTCGCCCTGCCACGAGGCCCTCACGCTGTCCCTGTCTGTTGTAGCATCCTGGGCACCTTGGCCGCCTGCTACCTGGCCCTGGTCGTCACTGTGCAGTACTACCTCCGGCCCCCGGGCCTGGTTCAAGAGCCCCGTCCCTCCCTGAGGTGAGTCTGTGGGAGTGGCTTTTGGTGGCTTCCGGGGTGTGGGGGAGGCATCCCCATGTGCGCGGCAGAGCCCGGGCTCCACCCCACGCagcccttcctctctctggggcAATAAAGCAGAGGGAAGGTCCCTGTCCTTCTGCAGGACGGTGGGGCAGTTGCTGACCAGTTACACGCTAAGGGACACAAACTCGCTAAAGGCTGTACCAGCCTGGGCTCCTAGGCTGTTGCAGACATGTCCCCACAGCACAGTCCCCAGGCAAGGGCAGAGAGGGGTCTGGGGGTGTCGTGGGGTGGGTTCAGCGCCACATCGAGGACTTTGGTTTCGCTCTGGGTGAGCTGGGGGACACTGCGGTGTTTTATGCACAGCAGGGGTGTGATAGGACTTTGCTCTAAAGAGGATCACTCAAGCTGTTCGTGGCCTGGGACAGGCAGGGAGACCAGGTAGGAGGCCCCTCCCGGATCCAGGTCTCGGGGCAGGTGGTTTTGAAGGCGGCATGAGAAGTGAAGGGGTCAGACTCAGGGTCATTCTTGAGGTCAGATTTGCTACTGGCAGGGCCGGCTGGTGGGTGTGTGACGCATGCAGTCACCTGGGGCCCCACGCTTGGTTTAACCCTCTGCTGTCGCTGTCTTAAAACCCTTAGTTCTTGTCCACCAAGGGGCCCAGCACATTCACCTTGCACCAGGCCCTGTGAGTTCTGGGGCCTGAGCTCCTGATGGGTCGGAAGCAGGGAGTGAGTGTGAGTGAGCCAAGGTGACCCGGAGCTCTCTGGGTGGGTGGAGATGCCGCGTTGAGACATCTTGGAGAGATGCTGAGCGGCTGGTCGGATCTGTGTGTCTGGGGCTCAGGCAGAGGGGTCTGGGCCAGAGGGAGAAGTGTAGTCAGCAATGGCCAGAGAAGGCATCGAAGGCCGTGAGCGCTGTGGTTTGTGCTCTGAGCCTGTGGTACCAGGCACTGGgcaatgaggaggaggagaaggtacCAAAAGGGCGGTGAGTTAGGAGGATGTGTGAGTGTCCTAGTGTCACTGGGACCAGTGACCACACACATGGTGGCTGAAAACATCAGAAATCTCTCTCTCAGTTTTGGAGGGCAGAAGTCTGAAGTCAAAGTGTCAGTGGTGCCACGGTCCCTCCCGGGGCAGgggatccttcctgcctctccctgcgTCTGGTGGCCGCCAGCAATCTGTGTCCCTTGGCTTGCAAATGCGTCACTGCAGTCTCTGCCTCATCTTCACGTGGTGGTCTGTGTGTCTGCATTCTTCTCCCATAAGGGCACCAGTCATTGAATTCAAGCCCACCCTGATCCAGTACGACTTCATCTTAATTTAACTGACTGTATCTACAAAACTTGTCAGGGAAAGCTGGGGCCCAGGTGAGGTCCCTAAGAGAGCTTGACCTGAAGGTTCTGCCTCTGCACATCTCCGTCCTCTCAGGTGGCTCGGTCGGGGGTCAAACCATCCTTGCGCTCTCGGGGATCTGTTGGGCAGATGCCACCAGTCCCCCTCCAGCGCCAGGCTGCCTTCAACCGGCAGCCTCGGGGGAAGCTGGGAATTCCTTCTGCCCACGGGGAGAATGTCATGTTGCCAAATGTCAGCAAAGACATATTTAGAAAGTGCAGCATTTAACAAGCATCCTTTTCTCGTTCCTAAAAACACAGTCATGGACACggtcattaaaaatatatcttgcaGCCATACTCGGGTACATTTTCCTGGTGTCACTTGAAATTCATGCTCTCCAGTTGAAGGTTGTtttgcatttaattattttttaataaacacctGTTCATGTCTATTTTACAGCCCTTCCTCCTGGACCTCTGCATTTAGTGTCTTCCCCACCATCTGCTTCGGATTCCAGGTAATTTTAGCATCTGCGTTGAAGAGTGTGGCATTTTCAGAGGCTGTGGGTGACTCTCTGCTCCCTTGGGAGAGCTCAGCCTCTCTACTGGGGAGAAGTCTGAGGGCTGGTTCTGGGCTGTGACACCCAAGGGCTGTGTTCACAGACTGCTCGAGGGGGCTGGCATCCGGGCTCGGCGGGGCGTGAATTGCCATTGAACTTAGGAGTCCAGCCCTTGCTGACAGCCAACAGCAGCACCACGTTTGTGGGGTCTCAGTGGGGATCTGGGAGCTGTGTCCCCCGCTCTGCAGAGTCCTCACAGGACTGTCACCATGCCTGGGGACGTGGAGCTGCCCACTTGGCCCTGCAGCACACCGTTACGTGGGTGGATTCTGTCCCGGGGCCTTGGAAAGGAAAGCTCCGTGTGGACAGGCTCACAGCCTAGAGGGGCtgagtggcaggggagggggaaggatgTACAGAATTGTGACTAGAGTGTCATGAGGGTGTGGGACGGGGCTCTGCACATGGAATCCGGCAGAGGGGCAGTTGCAGAGGTGCCTGCCCGAAGGTGGTGGCACCTGGGAGGACTCAAAGGACATGTGGGAGGTggccggggaggaggggagggtgtgCCTGTGAGAGGACAGCACAGATGAGCCGCCGACGGGGGAAGGTCCCAGGGACCTTTGGGGACTTGGAGAAGGCTCGGTGTGGCGGATGCCACacacagtgggggaggggaggtggagcaCCAGCTCCCTGCGTCCAGGTGGTCGTGGGTTCCCCCCGCCCTCCTAGCAGGTGGCAGCAGACACTGTTTTTTGGTTCATTGCTTAGTTTAGGGAATATTTTCCTctatctccttaaaaaaaaacagccacCACCAGCACCAACAAAACCGCCACCAAGTAAGATCATAGTCCCCAGGGGACGTTAGTCCAGGATTCACAACAGTGTCTCAGCTCTGCAGCCCTGGAGTCGTTTTCTTCCCGTCCCCAGCAGCCATTGGCTCCTGTCCTTGCTCTGTGTTTTCTCTCTGAGAAGccttttgaggaaaaaaaaaaaaaaaacctgaaccGTTTCCATTTCTCTCCCCTACAAATGGCTCCGCTCCGCCGCTGGGCTTAGCAGGCGGCTCACACGGGTTTCTCACGTTGCTTCTTGCATGCCCAATATTTTGAAAGATCTAAGGAGCTGATTTTGCTGTCAACTGTTTGTCTGGATTTAGTTTAACGATCCCTCTCTCTGCCCAAGCACCATATGGTGCTGCAGACTCCTCCGGGGCCGCTTTCCAGATGCCCGCGGGGGACGGGTGCCCCCTCACCTTCGCCTCCCGCCTCCCCGACTCTCCTAGCAACCGGCTGTGGTTTCCAGGGACACGGATGCCGAGGCCGCATCGTGCTGGGAAGGGCAGGAATTCACGGTGTGGGCGGGGGCGCAGGCCAATGGGGTGTGACTGGGCGGGGGCTGCCAGGACCTGGCTGGGACAGTTGGGGAtctagggcaggggtggggggcaggggtggcaaATAAATGCAGACAAAGGTGGCAGGGATTGGCGCAAGACTGGAGGGGGCTTCGAGGAAGGAGAGGGTCACCTGCTGTCATCAGGAAGTCTGACCTGACTCGCACATGCCACCCTCCCCCAAACACGGGCGCATCTGGCAATGGGGCAGCCCCCAGCCTGTGCAGAGTCAGTGAGAGGGGTCTTGGAGGAACAGAGGGGGGTGGGGTCCACTTCCACCCAGCGTGGCCTCACAGCGGCTTCTGGTTCTGGCTTTTTAAATTGAGGTAGAATCTACATCCCATCCAATTCGCCCATGTGAATTGTACACTACAattcagagttgtgcagccatcgccGCAGTCAATTCCAGACCCTTCGGCCCCGAACACCCCTCCCCATTAGCAGCCACTCCCCGTTCTCCACCCCCCAGCGCAGCGGCCGCACATCTGCTTCCGTCTCTGTGGACTCCGTGGACGTCCACCCGTGTCGTAGCGTGTCCCGGCACACGGTTCCTCACTACGGCCGAGTACCGTTCCGCCGAGTGGGCAGGCTGCGTTCTGTGCATCGTTTGTCCTTTGATGGACACTCGGGTTGCTCCCACCCCATGGGGATTGTCATCTTCCCCTGTCTCCTCCCATCACCAGGTGACTAGGAGCCTACACGCTGCTACCACCTCCTAGATGCTGTCCCAGCGGGGCCACCCCGCCCTTGGGGGGCTGCTCTGTGTCCCCCTATAAAACCAGTGAAACCCAGCTCAGGAGTCGCAGGGAAACAGGAGGGAGGGCGGACTCCCTTCCCCCGGTGGGTCGTTGGCGCTCCCTGGAAAGCAGAGCCTGTGACAGGGCTGGGGTGCTGGGGTCTGTCCCGGAGCCCGGAAGGGGTATCACGAGGTCACTGTTGCGGGTACTAAGGTGCCAGGTCCACTGGGCCCTGAGCAGGGTGTGGGGTGCACCCTGGCAGTGCTGCAGGAGTACGGAAGTGGCGTGTTTACCCACAGGGTTCTGCCACCCTGACTGAGGGACCCCCCCACTCCCTGGCTGAGTTTGCCTGCAGGCCGGGGAAGCCCCAGGGCAGAAGAAGCAGCAGCACACAGAGGCCTCGGGCCAGTGGGTCGGGGAGGTGTGAGCTCGCCTGGGCTAGAACCCGcaaggatgaggcaggagggccacccccacctccagagCGTGTGCTTCATGGCTGGGGGACCTGTTTACGTGGCCTCCCCGGCTTGCACCGAGTGCGACTTGTGAGATTTGAGTGCTGagagctggggttggggtggaggtGGCCTCGGGGGATGGTTGAGTGGGTGTCCCTGCGTGTTCTTCCAGTTGTGTGCCAGGCTCCAGGCATGGCCCGAATTCAGAGCCCTGAGCGAGGCAGATGTGGTCCTTGCCACCGTGTGGCTGACAGATGCTGAACAGACAGACTCACACCTGCTCACGGGGGACACAGTGCCATATGAGAGGAAACTGGCCCAGCTGGGAAGATTcctaaaggatgagtaggagctGGCTGGCCTGGGAGAGAACCGcagccagagggaacagcatgggcaaaggccctgaggcagcgaGCAGAGACCCAGGCAGTCTGAGCTCAGTGAGTCGGGAGCCTGCAGGGCAGGAGGCACCAGCATGTTTGGTTTTGACTAGAAGTGAGCGTGTGCTCGTGTTGGTGCAGCCGTGTCCCAGGAGCCCGGGAAGAGCCAGCACCCATAGGTGTGTCTGGGCACAGCGGTGCCTTTCAGTCCTGGCTCTGAGTCCCCTCGGCTGCTTGCAAAACACCAGTGTCTGGGACCAGACAGATGAAATCCATGTCGCAGGTGTGCTCTTGGCACTGGCTGTGTGTGTTTTACGTTTAAAATTCTCATCACAATAGGGCCTATCAGACAGAAAGCATGTGGGTCGTAAGTGTATGTGTTCCCACGTAATGTGGTCAACCCCCGACTTGGAGACCCCCTCGTGAcctttcctgcccccacccaaaCCACCATTCTGCCTTCTGACACCACAGAGCTGGTTCCCCACGGGTGATTGTGTCCCCAGGGGACAGTCTGGGTGTCTCAGCTAGGCGGGCGGAGGCGGCTGCAGGACACCCTCCAACACACGGGGCAGCCCCACCCCGGGATCGTCCCACCCAAATGTCAACAGCACCAAGGCCGAGAAACCCCGGTCTAGatctgcctttggacttgaacccCATGTCAGTGGAGACAGTCTCTCCTGTCTGGCTGCTTTTGCTCGACCTCGTATCGGTGAGCTGCTTCCGAGTTGGGGTGTGTGGCGTCCTTGTGCCTTTCAGAGCCGCGTCATGTTCCTCACGGCAGTATCCTGCCTCCTACTCTTGGTGGACACGTGGGGAGTGTCCCATCTTTTTAAACTGTCCCGGGTGAGTCTGGCCCACGTGCAGCTGGCCCGAGCCCCGCTGAGCCGGCCCCCCTGTCTTCCAGTGCCACGAGGCCGCCGTCTCCGTCTACTGCAGCACACGCCACCGCAGCCTGTCCCGCTGGGCGCTGGTCTCCGTGCTGTCCCTGCTGGCCTGCTGCCTCATCTACTCTCTCACGGGTAAGGCCTTCCTGGGGCGCCCGCAGGTGCGTAGGGGAGCGGCCGTAGAAACGGGAATAACCGCGGGTGTTTCTAGAGAGCTTACCACGTGCGGGACGTGATGCTAAGTGATTTGAGTATCTTCCAGAATCCTTAGCTCCCCACAGGAAAAGGCTCCATttcatagacaaggaaactgaggctcagagggcttCCTTCTGGGGCTTGTCCAAGGTCTTAACTAGACGTGCAACGCTGAGACCTGAAATCAGGCCTGGCTGTCTCTAAAGCCCCTGTATTTTTTACACAGTTCACCACCCTCCACCCGCGCTGTTCAACCGACAGCAGTAGTGATGGTCATGTAACTTTATATCTGGGcggtattttataaaaatgctcGTGGACATGATTTAGGGGCTCACAACTTTGTGTGGTAAGCAGAGGGTCTTCACAGGTGATGAATgtgtggctcagagaggggctgtgacatgcccaaggtgacacagcaCATCCAAGGCACAGACCCAGGTCTCGGGCACAGCTGGCTTCTGGGTGGCCACTCTGCTCTAGTCCTTTTCACCCACCGTCGGGGCTCTGACTGAGGAAGCGCCTGGTCTGTGGCGAATCCGTCGGGCAGCTTCAGGCTCCTGTGTGCctgtggtttggatatttgtccacctgaaaactcatgctgaaacttaatccccagggTGGCAGTACTGAGACGGGGGGCCTGTAAGAGGGGATTGGGTCATGAGGCCTCTGctctcataaatggattaatccattcatggattaatggattaatgggttattgTGGGCATGGGGAAGGTGGCTTTATAAAGCGAGGAAGAGAGATGTGAAGCTCGATGCCGTTGCCATGTGACACCCTGCACCACCTTGgggctctgcagagagtccccccccccccaagcaagaaggctctcaccaggtgcagccccttgaccttggacttctcaacctccagaaatgtaaaaaaaaaaattccttttctttataaatcactcagtttcaggtattctgttataagcaacagaaaacggACTGACACTGTGAACCCAAGACACTTGCTGAGTGACCCTCTCTAGCAGGAGAGGCCCCGCCAGTCTGTAGCCCTGGGGTCAGAGTTTATCGGTGTGGTAGCTTATAAACTCGGTGATGGCGTGTCACCTCCAGACGGCCCAAGTACCAGGTCCTGGGACCTCTTAGAAGGGCTTGGAGAGAAGCCTAAAGGGCCAGAGGTGGATGTCTCGGGACCAGGCAGATGACACAGGGTGAGAGAGGCAGCATCGTGTCAGGGTGAGGGGACTGGCACTCTGGTCCTGGTTCTGCcataactagctgtgtgattctGGGCCATTGCTGACACCCTGGGACTGGGTTTTCCCCACCTGGGAAGCGGGGGCCTGGCCAGATGCTTCAGCTGTCACAGCAGTGAGGTGGACGGGGCACCGGAGGTGAGTTTACGTTTTTcaaagggctttttttttttgagacagagtctcgctttgttgcccaggctagagtgagtgccgtggcgtcagcctagctcacagcaacctcaaactcctgggcttaagcaatcctcctgcctcagcctcccgagtagctgggcctacaggcatgcgccaccatgctcgactaattttttctttatatatatattttagttggccagatgatttctttctatttttagtagagacggggtctcgctcttgctcaggctggcctcaaactcctgacctcgagcgatccacccacctcggcctcccagagtgctaggattacaggcgtgagccacagtgcccggcgtTTCAGAGGGCTTTATGCTTCTGGTCGGGACGCGTTCTGGGCGACTTGAAAGAAGTGTAAGTGGCAGATTTGTCTGCAGGAGTTTTGAGTTGATGGGACAGTCATGTGTAGGCTTAGGGCAGGAAAGTCTTGGGATGACCCTTCCAGAACTTTCTGTCAGCTCCCCAGGAgaaactggggggtgggggagaagccCATATCTATGTTGGGGAGGGGCAACATTTTTCTaatcctccccccccacctccgccGCCCCCGGCTTCCGTCTCCCCCCTCCAGGGGCTTACGGCTTCCTGACCTTCGGGACAGAAGTTTCTGCCGACGTCTTGATGTCCTATCCAGGCGATGACGTGGTCATTGTCGTTGCCCGGGTTCTCTTTGCTGTCTCCGTTGTGACTGTCTACCCCATCGTGCTCTTCCTGGGGAGGTGAGGCCTGGCTCGCTGATGCGTGTCATGAGTTAGCATGTGCCGGGCACGTGCTGGTGCATGTCACAGGGCTCTGGGTCATCTCCATCGTATAGAGGGGGAAATGGGCACACAGGATTTAGGTGGTTTCCCCAAAGTCACTCAGAGTGTTACTCGAGCCTGTGCCCAACCCCTGCCTCGTTGGCTGCCTGCTGGTAGCAGAGTACCTGAGGGTTGGCAAGGTCCCCTGGGGAGTGGGTACCTGGGTGTGGACCAGGAGCcgtgccaggggtggggggactcGGTGCCAGCAGGTGCAGGCTGGAGCCCCTGGGGACAGGTGTGTGTGGTGGGCGTGGCCTCCAGGTCGGTGATGCAGGACTtctggaggaggagctgctgggGAGCCTGGGGGCCCAGGGCGCTGGCCGACCCCTCAGGGCCGTGGGTCCGGATGCTGCTGACCGTCCTGTGGGTCACCATGACGCTCGCCACGGCCCTGTTTGTGCCCGACCTCGGCGAGATCGTCAGCATCACCGGTGGCCTCAGCtccttcttcatcttcatcttcccaGGTGAGTCGCCcgccttccctccttcccctctcccgcGTGTGGGGACACCTGCCCTGGAGGTCGAGGTTCTGGACCCACCCACGTGGGTAGGATTAGGGCTCCACTGAGGCCCCGCTGCCGGTCGTACCTTTGTCATCCCATCGTGCAGACaagcagactgaggcccagagaccccCCGGGGACACAGTAGTGGGGCTGGCGGTCAACTCCACACTTTGTCCCCCCTACAGCTCTGCCTTCTGCTGCAGGCTGTTGTTTTATCTAAAAAAAGTTGAGTATGTGAAAGTCACACGGCCCAAGGTGCAAAAGGCACACGGGAAAGCCCCCTCCCATCCTGGGTCCAGGAGCTGGAGCCAAACACCCTTTCTGCCGTGGCTGGT
The Lemur catta isolate mLemCat1 chromosome 20, mLemCat1.pri, whole genome shotgun sequence DNA segment above includes these coding regions:
- the SLC38A8 gene encoding putative sodium-coupled neutral amino acid transporter 8, with protein sequence MEGQAQSRGLAEKPLPTVAAPTLSSVGAVFILLKSALGAGLLNFPWAFHKAGGVVPAFLVELVSLVFLVSGLVILGYAASVSGQATYQSVVRGLCGPAVGKLCEVCFLVNLFMISVAFLRVVGDQLEKLCDSLLPGAPPAPRPWYADQRFTLPLLCTLLILPLSAPREIAFQKHTSILGTLAACYLALVVTVQYYLRPPGLVQEPRPSLSPSSWTSAFSVFPTICFGFQCHEAAVSVYCSTRHRSLSRWALVSVLSLLACCLIYSLTGAYGFLTFGTEVSADVLMSYPGDDVVIVVARVLFAVSVVTVYPIVLFLGRSVMQDFWRRSCWGAWGPRALADPSGPWVRMLLTVLWVTMTLATALFVPDLGEIVSITGGLSSFFIFIFPGLCLICAMGIEPVGPRAKCWLEAWGALSVLLGAFIFGQSTAAALLELF